One Panicum virgatum strain AP13 chromosome 3N, P.virgatum_v5, whole genome shotgun sequence DNA segment encodes these proteins:
- the LOC120667471 gene encoding PAN domain-containing protein At5g03700-like: protein MRRGEGDPAIAVVIGVLFVASAVVVVGGAEGGELTTQLLNGFTATHAAGATAAFEPVLYATNGVFAFGFLRVGSASLDLAVVHLPSSFPLWRATPARLGDWSRPATLTFDSSLVLTDEDDGVLWQTLDTIGDTVVLLNSSNLVLRRYAEPLPAWQSFDSPSNTLVLDQNFTVSSPPLISNNRRFAFRLGTTYMALHMEFYGGRTTPVYWQHTALEAQPQNATEPPVYGRLDARGFFGLYLEGGGQKVDVLSFDTFVQNLTGVFRRMTLDDDGNLRAYYWTDGAKDWISDYKAVAERCELPTSCGAYGLCVPGNAQCQCLDNSTGTSPPCHAEETADLCAAAANGQQPEFDVVRRKRVSVAYKEELPSETNMTAEECEAACAGNCSCWGAVYNGASGYCYLIDFPVETLVYEADDRKVGYFKVRKLPSPKRTRMSPGVAAATTVLSLVLVGLAAAGARSGYRLWERRRRKRAGMEQELVPPYKDLKTMGSSNNSFK from the coding sequence ATGAGGCGAGGCGAGGGTGATCCGGCGATCGCCGTGGTCATCGGCGTGCTCTTCGTGGCGTCGGCGGTGGTCGTGGTCGGCGGGGCCGAGGGAGGAGAGCTTACCACACAGCTGCTGAACGGCTTCACCGCGACGCACGCGgcgggcgccacggcggcgttcGAGCCGGTGCTGTACGCGACCAACGGCGTCTTCGCGTTCGGCTTCCTCCGCGTCGGCTCGGCgtcgctcgacctcgccgtcgtccACCTACCCTCCTCCTTCCCGCTCTGGCGCGCCACGCCGGCCCGCCTCGGGGATTGGTCGCGACCGGCCACGCTCACCTTCGACAGCAGCCTTGTCCTCACCGATGAGGACGATGGCGTGCTGTGGCAGACTCTCGACACCATCGGCGACACCGTCGTGCTGCTCAACTCCTCCAACCTCGTCCTCCGGCGGTACGCGGAGCCCCTGCCGGCGTGGCAGAGCTTCGACAGCCCGTCCAACACGCTGGTCCTCGACCAGAACTTCACCgtctcgtcgccgccgctcatCTCCAACAACCGCCGCTTCGCGTTCCGCCTCGGCACGACGTACATGGCGCTGCACATGGAGTTCTACGGTGGCCGGACCACGCCCGTGTACTGGCAGCACACCGCCCTCGAGGCGCAGCCGCAGAACGCCACCGAGCCGCCGGTGTACGGCCGCCTCGACGCCCGCGGGTTCTTCGGGCTGTACCTCGAGGGCGGCGGCCAGAAGGTCGACGTGCTCTCGTTCGACACGTTCGTGCAGAACCTCACCGGCGTGTTCCGGCGCATGACGCTGGACGACGACGGCAACCTCCGCGCGTACTACTGGACGGACGGCGCCAAGGACTGGATCTCCGACTACAAGGCTGTCGCCGAGCGGTGCGAGCTGCCGACGTCGTGCGGCGCGTACGGCCTGTGCGTCCCCGGGAATGCCCAGTGCCAGTGCCTCGACAACAGCACGGGGACCTCCCCGCCGTGCCACGCCGAGGAGACCGCcgacctctgcgccgccgccgccaacgggcagcagccggagttcgacgtGGTGCGGCGGAAGCGCGTGTCCGTGGCGTACAAGGAGGAGCTGCCGTCCGAGACGAACATGACGGCGGAGGAGTGCGAGGCGGCGTGCGCGGGCAACTGCAGCTGCTGGGGCGCGGTGTACAACGGCGCGAGCGGCTACTGCTACCTCATCGACTTCCCCGTGGAGACGCTGGTGTACGAGGCCGACGACCGGAAGGTGGGCTACTTCAAGGTCAGGAAGTTGCCGAGCCCGAAGCGGACGCGCATGTCGccgggcgtcgccgccgcgacgaCGGTGCTGTCGCTGGTTCTGGTGGGcctggccgcggccggcgcgcgctcTGGGTACCGGTTGTGGGAGAGGAGGCGCCGGAAACGAGCGGGGATGGAGCAGGAGCTGGTGCCGCCGTACAAGGACCTCAAGACCATGGGCAGCTCTAACAATTCGTTCAAGTAA